A window of the Gossypium arboreum isolate Shixiya-1 chromosome 2, ASM2569848v2, whole genome shotgun sequence genome harbors these coding sequences:
- the LOC108461903 gene encoding uncharacterized protein LOC108461903, with product MARNEEKAQSMLNRFIALKAEEKKKPKERRPFLASECRDLAEADKWRQQIMREIGRKVAEIQNEGLGEHRLRDLNDEINKLIREKSHWERRIIELGGPNYAKHAPKMTDLEGNIVDVPNPSGRGPGYRYFGAAKKLPGVRELFEKPPELRKRRTRYDIYKRIDASYYGYRDEEDGVLARVEGLAEAKMRAEAEEEWRRVEEIRREARRGAKEVVSVGAAAREVLFEEEEDVVEEERREREEKERKDKEREFVVHVPLPDEKEIERMVVERKKMELLSKYASEGLLEEQSEAKDMLNIHR from the coding sequence ATGGCTCGAAACGAAGAGAAAGCCCAGTCGATGCTCAATCGATTCATAGCCCTAAAAGCCGAGGAAAAAAAGAAGCCCAAAGAACGCCGCCCTTTCCTCGCCTCTGAGTGCCGTGACCTTGCTGAGGCCGACAAATGGCGTCAACAAATCATGCGAGAGATCGGCCGCAAGGTCGCTGAGATTCAGAATGAAGGCCTCGGGGAACATCGACTCCGCGACCTTAATGACGAGATCAATAAGCTTATACGAGAGAAGTCGCACTGGGAACGACGCATCATTGAACTCGGTGGCCCGAATTACGCCAAACACGCCCCTAAAATGACGGATTTAGAAGGGAACATAGTGGATGTTCCAAACCCCAGCGGCCGTGGCCCTGGGTATCGGTATTTTGGAGCCGCGAAGAAGTTGCCGGGAGTTAGGGAGTTGTTTGAGAAGCCGCCAGAGTTGCGAAAGAGGAGAACTAGATATGATATTTATAAGAGGATTGATGCAAGTTATTATGGGTATAGGGATGAAGAGGATGGAGTTTTAGCTAGAGTGGAGGGGCTAGCGGAGGCAAAGATGAGGGCTGAAGCTGAGGAGGAGTGGCGGAGAGTGGAGGAGATTAGAAGAGAGGCAAGGAGAGGGGCGAAGGAGGTGGTTAGCGTGGGAGCTGCTGCGAGAGAGGTTTTGTTTGAGGAAGAGGAGGATGTGGTGGAGGAGGAGAGGAGGGAGAGGGAGGAGAAAGAGAGGAAGGATAAGGAGAGGGAATTTGTCGTGCACGTGCCGTTGCCTGATGAGAAGGAGATTGAGAGGATGGTTGTGGAAAGGAAGAAGATGGAGCTTTTAAGTAAGTATGCGAGTGAAGGGTTGTTGGAGGAGCAGAGTGAAGCCAAGGACATGCTTAATATCCATCGGTAG
- the LOC108463028 gene encoding uncharacterized protein LOC108463028, translated as MVNIIFTPSKSTVHQKETKRPGVVFASPFLFFVRFFGRTLNPTRNTMIRIAKNPKPLTTLTHQFLQRCTVSGTAKGKSKLKAGQPLKRSKISTKKGKGGASLDDSLPKGGRIPDEKQKLYDQCLNAPTPVRHLSPKERAREAEREKLGLISKERQREMEILKKGGRKAMGVPDEPMIMGTPGLDLITLGLVDADKIPKYELTVEDGRRLAKEYSRVLMRKHRARQAAETNLLRMKKEAIEALPEKLKEAAMIPDLTPFPANRLMASLTPPIEGYIEKVKEAAKKSSSKQKLR; from the coding sequence ATGGTTAACATTATTTTTACACCAAGTAAAAGCACAGTCCATCAAAAGGAAACTAAGCGCCCGGGCGTTGTGTTTGCCTCTCCATTTCTATTCTTCGTTAGGTTCTTTGGTAGAACCCTTAACCCTACCAGAAACACAATGATCCGAATCGCTAAAAACCCCAAACCTCTAACAACTCTGACTCACCAATTCCTCCAACGCTGCACCGTTAGTGGAACCGCCAAAGGCAAATCCAAACTCAAAGCCGGCCAACCTTTAAAACGCTCCAAAATCTCCACTAAAAAAGGAAAAGGCGGCGCTTCTCTCGACGATTCCCTCCCCAAAGGCGGCCGAATCCCCGATGAGAAGCAAAAACTCTACGACCAATGCCTCAATGCACCCACGCCGGTCCGTCACCTCTCACCGAAAGAGCGAGCCCGCGAAGCCGAACGGGAAAAATTGGGATTAATAAGCAAGGAGCGGCAACGGGAAATGGAGATTTTGAAGAAGGGAGGAAGAAAAGCAATGGGAGTCCCTGACGAACCTATGATTATGGGAACTCCGGGGCTGGATTTGATTACATTGGGCCTTGTCGATGCTGATAAGATACCCAAATATGAGCTGACGGTGGAGGATGGCCGGAGATTGGCCAAGGAGTATAGTCGGGTTTTGATGAGGAAGCATAGGGCAAGGCAGGCTGCTGAGACTAATTTGTTGAGAATGAAAAAGGAGGCAATTGAAGCGTTGCCGGAGAAACTTAAGGAGGCGGCTATGATACCAGATTTGACCCCATTTCCGGCAAATCGATTGATGGCGTCTTTGACTCCACCTATTGAAGGGTATATTGAGAAGGTTAAGGAAGCGGCTAAGAAAAGTTCTTCCAAGCAGAAGCTTAGGTGA